The Streptomyces laurentii genome contains a region encoding:
- a CDS encoding phage tail protein (T4-like virus tail tube protein gp19; cl12125;~identified by MetaGeneAnnotator; putative;~phage tail protein [Amycolatopsis mediterranei U32]): MPLPDLDSSVGHSFGLEFDSVLIRQITEVSGLKMEQDVIELKQNTADGKYAIKKLPGRPKAGEVTVSRGLTEDNSFERWVKESRFGQMTSARRNGAIIVYDYEGLPIKRYKLINAWPKSLEIGTLKAGDTSVLTEKLVITYESMEVD, translated from the coding sequence GTGCCCCTGCCCGATCTCGACAGTTCCGTCGGACACTCCTTCGGCCTGGAGTTCGACAGCGTACTCATCAGGCAGATCACCGAGGTCAGCGGTCTGAAGATGGAACAGGACGTCATCGAACTCAAGCAGAACACCGCCGACGGCAAGTACGCCATCAAGAAGCTGCCCGGCCGGCCCAAGGCGGGCGAGGTGACGGTCAGCCGCGGTCTCACCGAGGACAACAGCTTCGAGCGGTGGGTCAAGGAATCGCGCTTCGGCCAGATGACGAGCGCCCGCCGCAACGGCGCCATCATCGTGTACGACTACGAGGGCCTGCCCATCAAGCGCTACAAGCTCATCAACGCCTGGCCGAAGTCCCTGGAGATCGGCACCCTGAAGGCCGGTGACACCTCCGTCCTCACGGAGAAGCTGGTGATCACCTACGAGAGCATGGAAGTCGACTGA
- a CDS encoding IS transposase (IS transposase [Streptomyces albus J1074];~Transposase DDE domain; pfam01609;~Transposase DDE domain; pfam13586;~Transposase DDE domain; pfam13612;~identified by MetaGeneAnnotator; putative), which produces MITERSGLPLSIGISAANTHDSQGLEPLVRGIPPIRSRRGPRRRRPAKLHADKGYDYDYLRRWLRGRNIVPRIARKGIESSQRLGRHRWTVERTVAWLAGCRRLHRRYERKAEHFLAFAGIAATLICYRRLSP; this is translated from the coding sequence TTGATCACCGAGCGGTCGGGTCTGCCCCTCTCGATCGGCATCTCAGCTGCCAACACCCACGACAGCCAGGGACTGGAACCCTTGGTGCGGGGGATCCCGCCGATTCGCTCTCGCCGTGGACCGCGTCGGCGCCGGCCCGCCAAGCTCCACGCCGACAAGGGGTACGACTACGACTACCTGCGACGGTGGCTCCGCGGCCGGAACATCGTCCCGCGTATCGCACGCAAGGGGATCGAGTCCTCGCAGCGGCTGGGCCGCCACCGCTGGACCGTGGAGCGGACGGTGGCCTGGCTGGCCGGGTGCCGACGTCTTCACCGTCGTTACGAGCGCAAGGCCGAACACTTCCTTGCCTTCGCCGGGATAGCCGCAACTCTGATCTGCTACCGCCGCCTCTCGCCCTGA
- a CDS encoding hypothetical protein (identified by MetaGeneAnnotator; putative;~sequence version:1): MMELLDSAIESAVSLQIGDPSRWNEGLLSTIDVLHVVHATDLQGLSILPQLRSLILVGCEIATISSLPFLERLGSLEIEDSSLESLDGVGKFSLHTLGVRRNFLQEISPVTRIENLEQLDVTGNPLNVEAVRVALPELRARGVHVKSSSEMEISLMRRMHASGLPFSYYRSSMGYQLSRPGLALTANPEGDHPFVQPEELESLIARSPDEVAALFEDEDRLWPPQT; the protein is encoded by the coding sequence GTGATGGAATTGCTTGACTCGGCGATCGAATCGGCGGTATCGCTCCAGATTGGCGACCCATCCAGGTGGAATGAGGGTCTGCTCTCCACAATTGATGTGTTGCATGTCGTGCATGCCACGGATCTTCAGGGTCTTAGTATTCTCCCGCAGTTGAGGTCGCTCATCCTTGTGGGGTGTGAGATTGCGACCATCTCTTCACTCCCCTTTCTGGAAAGGCTTGGTTCTCTGGAGATTGAGGACAGTTCACTAGAGAGCCTGGACGGGGTCGGGAAGTTCTCCCTGCATACGCTGGGGGTGCGAAGGAATTTCCTCCAGGAGATCAGTCCTGTGACTCGCATCGAGAATCTCGAGCAGCTTGATGTGACGGGAAACCCGCTGAATGTCGAGGCGGTTCGGGTGGCGCTTCCCGAGTTGCGGGCTCGTGGCGTTCATGTGAAGAGCTCAAGCGAGATGGAAATCAGCCTCATGCGTAGAATGCACGCAAGCGGTCTCCCGTTCTCCTATTATCGGTCCAGTATGGGATATCAGCTCAGCCGCCCAGGGCTGGCGTTGACGGCGAACCCGGAAGGGGACCATCCATTCGTCCAACCGGAGGAGCTGGAATCCCTGATCGCACGCTCCCCGGACGAGGTGGCAGCGCTGTTCGAGGACGAGGACCGTCTGTGGCCGCCGCAGACCTGA
- a CDS encoding transposase and inactivated derivatives-like protein (KEGG: bur:Bcep18194_A3991 transposase and inactivated derivatives-like;~Transposase DDE domain; pfam01609;~Transposase DDE domain; pfam13612;~identified by MetaGeneAnnotator; putative;~transposase and inactivated derivatives-like protein [Burkholderia vietnamiensis G4]) — protein sequence MPHPPRLVAGCGRLQPRQGAKRGLQTGPSPPVDRGRAGSKHHLITDGHGAPLAIILTGGNRNDIAQLVPLLDAVPPVRG from the coding sequence ATGCCCCACCCGCCTCGACTGGTCGCGGGCTGTGGTCGACTCCAGCCACGTCAGGGCGCCAAAAGGGGGCTCCAGACAGGCCCGTCGCCGCCAGTCGACCGGGGACGGGCTGGCTCCAAGCACCACCTGATCACCGACGGCCACGGCGCCCCGCTCGCGATCATCCTCACCGGCGGCAACCGCAACGACATCGCCCAGCTCGTGCCCCTGCTCGACGCCGTCCCACCCGTCCGGGGCTGA
- a CDS encoding IS1647-like transposase (IS1647-like transposase [Streptomyces albus J1074];~Putative transposase of IS4/5 family (DUF4096); pfam13340;~identified by MetaGeneAnnotator; putative): protein MITRLAAVMAMVERLVPDGLWELFQRVVPAAPVRPQGGGRRRYGDRQVLAAIVFVATTGCTWRQLPSGFGPSGPTAHRRFTEWTRARVWGKLHRLVLDELGALGELDWSRCAIDSVNMRAAKGGT, encoded by the coding sequence GTGATCACTAGGCTGGCGGCCGTGATGGCGATGGTGGAGCGTCTGGTGCCGGACGGGTTGTGGGAGTTGTTTCAGCGGGTGGTGCCGGCCGCTCCGGTGCGGCCACAGGGCGGTGGCCGCCGTCGGTATGGGGACCGGCAGGTGCTGGCGGCCATCGTGTTCGTGGCCACGACGGGATGCACGTGGCGCCAACTGCCATCGGGCTTCGGCCCGTCCGGACCGACCGCGCACCGGCGGTTCACGGAGTGGACCCGGGCCCGGGTGTGGGGCAAGCTTCACCGCCTGGTGCTGGATGAGCTCGGCGCCCTGGGCGAGTTGGACTGGTCGCGGTGTGCCATTGACTCGGTGAACATGCGGGCGGCGAAAGGGGGGACCTGA
- a CDS encoding tail sheath protein (PFAM: tail sheath protein; KEGG: mlo:mlr6548 hypothetical protein;~Phage tail sheath protein FI [General function prediction only];~Phage tail sheath protein; cl01389;~identified by MetaGeneAnnotator; putative;~tail sheath protein [Actinosynnema mirum DSM43827]) encodes MPSYLSPGVYVEEVESGSRPIEGVGTSVAAFIGFAQKGPFDEPTLVTNWSQFTSRFGDFVEGTYLAASVYGFFSNGGGTCYVVRVDDGTAPRGDAEAGAGEPDAVGPTAIGAYSVVARPGVTGAITVEVADVEGDDPPSDAFRLIVRRNGKQAEEYPSVTTKRSKENVATRVNAASALIEITEPGTGAAPARPEPQTVTLAPPLPAPTGTGTGAALSPEVYVGDADRRSGIGGLEAVEEITTVAVPDLMSAFERGLLDLDGVIAVQQALITHCELMGDRIAVLDPPPGLSPQEVGDWRTDRAGYDSKYAALYYPWIGVADPSTSRVSLVPPSGHVAGIWARNDDQRGVHKAPANEVVRGAVALQTQLTKGEHDRLNPAGVNCIRAFPGRGIRVWGARTLASDPAWRYLNVRRLFNYLEESILAGTQWVVFEPNDDALWARIRRTVAAFLVNEWRKGALFGLTPDEAFYVKCDRETNPAESVDAGQVICEIGVAPVRPAEFVVFRLSQLTSGTGAVDE; translated from the coding sequence ATGCCGTCGTATCTGTCCCCTGGCGTCTACGTCGAAGAGGTGGAGTCCGGCTCGCGCCCCATCGAAGGGGTGGGCACCTCCGTCGCCGCTTTCATCGGCTTCGCCCAGAAGGGGCCCTTCGACGAACCGACGCTCGTCACGAACTGGAGCCAGTTCACGAGCCGGTTCGGCGACTTCGTCGAGGGGACGTACCTCGCCGCCTCGGTGTACGGGTTCTTCTCCAACGGAGGCGGGACCTGTTATGTCGTCCGCGTCGACGACGGCACCGCGCCGCGCGGTGATGCGGAAGCGGGTGCCGGTGAGCCGGACGCGGTCGGGCCCACCGCCATCGGCGCGTACTCCGTCGTCGCCCGGCCCGGCGTCACCGGCGCGATCACCGTCGAGGTCGCCGACGTCGAGGGCGACGACCCGCCGTCCGACGCCTTCCGGCTGATCGTCCGGCGCAACGGCAAGCAGGCCGAGGAGTACCCCTCCGTCACCACCAAGCGGAGCAAGGAGAACGTCGCCACCCGCGTCAACGCCGCCTCCGCGCTGATCGAGATCACCGAGCCCGGCACCGGCGCCGCGCCCGCCCGCCCCGAGCCGCAGACCGTCACCCTCGCCCCGCCGCTGCCCGCGCCCACCGGCACCGGCACCGGTGCGGCTCTCAGCCCCGAGGTGTACGTCGGGGACGCCGACCGCCGCTCCGGCATCGGCGGCCTGGAGGCGGTCGAGGAGATCACCACGGTCGCCGTCCCGGACCTGATGAGCGCGTTCGAGCGCGGGCTGCTCGACCTCGACGGGGTGATCGCGGTCCAGCAGGCTCTCATCACCCACTGCGAGCTGATGGGCGACCGGATAGCCGTGCTCGACCCGCCGCCCGGTCTCAGTCCGCAGGAGGTCGGCGACTGGCGTACGGACAGGGCGGGTTACGACTCGAAGTACGCGGCGCTCTACTACCCCTGGATCGGCGTCGCCGACCCGTCCACCAGCCGCGTCTCCCTCGTCCCGCCCAGCGGCCACGTCGCCGGCATCTGGGCCCGCAACGACGACCAGCGCGGGGTGCACAAGGCCCCGGCCAACGAGGTCGTGCGGGGTGCGGTGGCGCTCCAGACCCAGCTGACGAAGGGCGAGCACGACCGGCTCAACCCGGCCGGCGTCAACTGCATCCGCGCCTTCCCGGGCCGCGGCATCCGGGTGTGGGGCGCGCGGACGCTCGCCTCTGACCCGGCCTGGCGCTACCTCAACGTCCGCCGGCTCTTCAACTACCTGGAAGAGTCGATTCTCGCGGGCACCCAGTGGGTGGTGTTCGAACCGAACGACGACGCGCTGTGGGCGCGCATCCGCCGCACCGTGGCCGCCTTCCTGGTCAACGAGTGGCGCAAGGGGGCGCTGTTCGGGCTCACGCCCGACGAGGCGTTCTACGTGAAGTGCGACCGCGAGACGAACCCCGCGGAGAGCGTCGACGCGGGCCAGGTGATCTGCGAGATCGGTGTCGCGCCGGTCCGGCCGGCCGAGTTCGTGGTCTTCCGCCTGTCACAGCTGACCAGCGGCACCGGTGCCGTGGACGAGTGA
- a CDS encoding hypothetical protein (identified by MetaGeneAnnotator; putative;~predicted protein [Streptomyces lividans TK24]): MTYAADQLYEEVAYLAYHFHWPLDQLLDLEHAERLRFVAQVARLNGG; encoded by the coding sequence GTGACGTACGCGGCCGACCAGCTGTACGAGGAGGTCGCGTACCTCGCCTACCACTTCCACTGGCCACTGGATCAGCTCCTCGACCTGGAGCACGCGGAACGTCTGAGGTTCGTCGCCCAGGTGGCCCGTCTCAACGGAGGATGA
- a CDS encoding hypothetical protein (identified by MetaGeneAnnotator; putative;~secreted protein [Streptomyces hygroscopicus subsp. jinggangensis TL01]) codes for MRRTAAAAPHQAEGFGPESPSVPGAGPGAGHGADSGVGMRTEFPFRLPRGYVDERGAVHRDGVMRLATARDELVPLRDDRVRENPAYLSVVLISRVVTRIGGVDDIHPGVIEDLFASDLAFLQDFYRRVNAEGHTRAAVTCPSCQEEFAVDLAGGRLGES; via the coding sequence ATGCGGCGCACTGCGGCGGCCGCGCCGCACCAGGCGGAGGGCTTCGGCCCCGAATCGCCCTCGGTTCCGGGGGCCGGCCCGGGTGCGGGACACGGCGCGGACTCCGGCGTGGGGATGCGCACCGAGTTCCCGTTCCGGCTGCCGCGCGGGTACGTGGACGAGCGGGGCGCCGTCCACCGTGACGGGGTCATGCGGCTCGCCACCGCCCGCGACGAGCTGGTGCCGCTGCGGGACGACCGGGTCCGCGAGAACCCCGCGTACCTCTCGGTGGTCCTCATCTCCCGCGTCGTCACCCGGATCGGCGGGGTCGACGACATCCATCCGGGGGTCATCGAGGACCTGTTCGCGTCGGACCTGGCCTTCCTCCAGGACTTCTACCGGCGCGTCAACGCCGAGGGCCACACGCGGGCCGCCGTCACCTGTCCGTCCTGCCAGGAGGAGTTCGCGGTGGACCTCGCCGGTGGCCGCCTGGGGGAATCGTGA
- a CDS encoding alanine racemase domain-containing protein (Predicted amino acid aldolase or racemase [Amino acid transportand metabolism];~Type III Pyridoxal 5-phosphate (PLP)-Dependent Enzymes; cl00261;~alanine racemase domain-containing protein [Streptomyces viridochromogenes DSM40736];~catalytic residue [active];~identified by MetaGeneAnnotator; putative;~pyridoxal 5'-phosphate (PLP) binding site [chemical binding]): MAIPLPDGLATPVLVVDPDVLDNNISRMAETSRSQGFALRPHAKSHKCGQIADRQLRFGARGLSVATISEAEAFARVGVDDLFIAYPVWLDADKAQRLRRLADDVALRVGVESVEGAQRLGNAVHGSARPVEVLVEVDSGSHRTGVQPHAAGEVGKAAADAGLDVVGVFTFPGHGYGHDAQARERAARDEERTLGEAAQALRDLGLDIRVVSGGSTPTVGQWQPGAVNELRPGVYVFNDATQLAIGTCGVEDLALVAAATVISVPAPDRFVLDVGSKVFGSDRSSWVTGHGYLPQFPQGSITGLWEHHAVVRLPEGVRGPSLGSVVAVVPNHICTPVNLADELLVVRDGEVIDRWQVTARGANT, translated from the coding sequence ATGGCGATACCGCTGCCGGACGGGCTGGCGACGCCGGTGCTCGTGGTCGATCCGGATGTGCTGGACAACAACATCTCGCGGATGGCTGAGACTTCGCGGTCCCAAGGGTTCGCCCTGCGGCCGCATGCCAAGAGCCACAAGTGCGGGCAGATCGCCGACCGTCAGCTTCGGTTCGGAGCGCGCGGGCTGTCGGTGGCCACGATCAGCGAGGCCGAGGCATTCGCCCGGGTCGGCGTGGATGACCTGTTCATCGCGTACCCCGTCTGGCTCGATGCCGACAAGGCGCAGCGGCTGCGCCGGTTGGCGGACGATGTTGCCCTGAGAGTCGGCGTCGAGTCGGTCGAAGGCGCGCAGCGGCTGGGGAATGCCGTGCACGGCAGTGCCCGGCCGGTCGAGGTGCTCGTCGAGGTCGACAGCGGGAGCCATCGGACCGGGGTGCAGCCTCACGCTGCTGGTGAGGTCGGGAAGGCGGCTGCTGACGCGGGGCTGGATGTCGTCGGCGTGTTCACGTTCCCGGGACACGGATACGGTCACGACGCGCAGGCACGCGAGCGCGCCGCACGGGACGAGGAACGCACTCTGGGCGAGGCCGCACAGGCGCTGCGGGACCTTGGGCTCGACATCCGCGTGGTCAGCGGCGGATCGACTCCGACGGTGGGGCAGTGGCAGCCGGGCGCGGTGAACGAGTTGCGGCCCGGTGTCTATGTCTTCAACGACGCCACCCAGCTGGCCATCGGCACCTGTGGGGTGGAGGATCTGGCGTTGGTTGCCGCGGCGACGGTGATCAGTGTGCCCGCCCCGGACCGCTTTGTGCTGGATGTCGGTAGCAAGGTCTTCGGCTCCGACCGATCGTCCTGGGTCACGGGCCACGGCTATCTGCCCCAGTTCCCGCAGGGAAGCATCACTGGGTTGTGGGAGCACCACGCCGTTGTCCGGCTTCCGGAGGGGGTGCGGGGACCGAGCCTTGGGTCGGTGGTTGCCGTCGTCCCCAACCACATCTGCACGCCGGTGAATCTCGCCGATGAGCTGCTGGTCGTCCGAGACGGCGAGGTGATCGACCGCTGGCAGGTAACGGCGCGAGGCGCCAATACCTGA
- a CDS encoding hypothetical protein (identified by MetaGeneAnnotator; putative;~sequence version:1), producing the protein MPGLASVPLGTGGGHGQSGRAAPSDGCPCSVLVRCRSGRRRMKESPEKATDRSDAVASTRGRADRISPHSVQRLQGAVGNAAVARLVAQRYTAPVKPSAAQAPGFRRVKADVASKKTRLSVHAPAAAESKSAQDAAVAPPDDKEAQGKAANAEKMNAARPGEFDKAAFIAAVDKAIEAQAPKNLDEADKFSKSGKADKVKAEVEGKVSDGKDSSAKDIDAATKAAPDTSAAKDKPVTPMTPDSPPGNPGAPSAADAVPDKQPAAVTDFSQGPAANDKALADAEVTEEQLAKGNEPEFDQALKSKKTAETDAAKAPVKGRAAESQQLSTAKAGAAASGAQAMNALTATRASAGKSVDGGKGETKSKDEKKRAEVTAKLQKVFDGTKKDVEDILGGLDKKVDDAFTAGEKGARDVFMADQAARMKKYKDKRYSGFWGKGRWVKDKFAGLPEEANQLYQESRKLYVARMRTVISSVADLIGTELGKAKARIAKGRGELKAEVDKLPADLKEFGEEAAKDFAGKFEDLEASVNEKSEQLVQDLANKYTAALKKIDEEITKLQEANKGLIDKAKDAIVGVIKTINELKNLLLGILAKAASAIMKIIKDPIGFLGNLVKAVGAGLKLFVTNIADHLKTGLVSWLLGTAVKAGLELPAKFDLKGIIQLIASLLGLTWDNIRARITRKGVPDEALATVETSVPVAKKLATEGPTGAFEEIKAETGDLKSTILSKLSEYLIPTVIIAGITWILSLLNPASAFVRAVKGIIDIVTFIVNQGAQIVEFVGAVLDAVIQIAGGGQAGVPKMVETALAASIPLLIGFLASLLGIGNLASKVKSVFHSVSRPVNRAIDKLVDLIAKKGKALWRKLKSGRDGKGRKGAKGGERETDSPQAKNERLGKAMAAAVRAMEKYSSKPVASTVLRPVLSAIRTRYRLKELVPVPDGERWAVRGRINPERTESTAALHPRHEMVKRYLPLYGNRFIIEPSHARWLSRQINRTKLYEGDVLRETVGSARGFLRNPQTVRAVYEAHFDGAQNFPNKGNAYKEKVFSKGSVFREDLLKALGEGRAVEVLRAKGLEKAGQDQEARSRLEAMNFLWDGDLYGAFKPFPDGKTDPDPDLKAAVLASKRGALRPLLAFLHNMVEFGESGDRSNPDGPVITWSRFNELWRTHSDSVNWLKDRFRDLDSGQHEWIPTNYLREVLEAAIDEKNRGNLDEGLKWVYLHHTLRSSTSTVLWRIVDPGGGKVDPGGHVGSFYEAYKNKKGETKYKSTLTNGTGDFHNGLRSIFDANKSLGPERFLSVLHGRLPDLVWDGDVSGLPMVIQESSIGALYQIPGGEKKEMTVAELGRRQRVNYGTILNDFRDGSRSVGS; encoded by the coding sequence GTGCCCGGCTTGGCCTCCGTTCCTCTCGGGACGGGCGGCGGGCACGGGCAGTCTGGGCGCGCGGCCCCGTCCGACGGCTGCCCGTGTTCCGTTCTCGTGCGCTGCCGTTCCGGGAGGCGACGGATGAAGGAGTCCCCGGAGAAGGCGACGGACCGTTCCGACGCTGTCGCGTCCACCCGGGGCCGGGCTGATCGGATCTCGCCCCACAGTGTGCAGCGTTTGCAGGGGGCGGTGGGTAACGCGGCGGTGGCCCGTCTGGTGGCCCAGCGTTATACGGCTCCGGTGAAGCCTTCGGCGGCCCAGGCACCGGGATTCCGCCGGGTGAAGGCGGATGTGGCGTCGAAGAAGACCCGCCTGTCCGTGCACGCCCCCGCGGCGGCGGAGTCGAAGTCGGCGCAGGACGCGGCGGTGGCGCCCCCGGATGACAAGGAGGCGCAGGGGAAGGCCGCGAACGCGGAGAAGATGAACGCGGCGAGGCCGGGGGAGTTCGACAAGGCGGCGTTCATCGCGGCGGTGGACAAGGCGATCGAGGCGCAGGCGCCGAAGAACCTGGACGAGGCGGACAAGTTCTCGAAGTCGGGGAAGGCCGACAAGGTCAAGGCGGAGGTCGAGGGGAAGGTCTCGGACGGGAAGGACTCGTCGGCCAAGGACATCGATGCGGCGACGAAGGCGGCGCCGGACACGTCGGCGGCGAAGGACAAGCCGGTCACCCCGATGACCCCGGATTCCCCGCCCGGAAACCCCGGTGCACCCTCCGCCGCGGATGCGGTCCCGGACAAGCAGCCGGCGGCGGTGACGGACTTCTCTCAGGGGCCGGCGGCCAATGACAAGGCGTTGGCGGACGCGGAGGTCACCGAGGAGCAGCTGGCGAAGGGCAACGAGCCGGAGTTCGACCAGGCGCTGAAGTCGAAGAAGACCGCGGAGACGGATGCGGCGAAGGCCCCCGTCAAGGGGCGTGCGGCGGAGAGTCAGCAGCTGTCGACGGCGAAGGCGGGGGCGGCGGCGTCGGGGGCGCAGGCGATGAACGCGCTGACCGCCACCCGGGCTTCGGCGGGGAAGTCCGTGGACGGCGGCAAGGGCGAAACCAAGAGCAAGGACGAGAAGAAGCGGGCCGAGGTCACCGCGAAGCTGCAGAAGGTCTTCGACGGGACGAAGAAGGACGTCGAAGACATCCTGGGCGGTTTGGACAAGAAGGTCGACGACGCGTTCACGGCGGGGGAGAAGGGCGCGCGGGACGTGTTCATGGCGGACCAGGCGGCCCGCATGAAGAAGTACAAGGACAAACGGTATTCGGGGTTCTGGGGCAAGGGCCGGTGGGTGAAGGACAAGTTCGCCGGGCTGCCCGAGGAGGCGAACCAGCTCTACCAGGAGTCACGCAAGCTCTACGTCGCCCGCATGCGCACCGTCATCTCCTCCGTCGCCGATCTGATCGGTACCGAGCTGGGCAAGGCCAAGGCGAGGATCGCGAAGGGCCGCGGCGAGTTGAAGGCGGAGGTCGACAAACTCCCCGCCGATCTGAAGGAGTTCGGCGAGGAGGCGGCGAAGGACTTCGCGGGGAAGTTCGAGGACCTCGAAGCGTCCGTGAACGAGAAGTCCGAGCAGCTGGTGCAGGACCTGGCCAACAAGTACACGGCCGCGTTGAAGAAGATCGACGAGGAGATCACCAAGCTCCAGGAAGCCAACAAGGGGCTGATCGACAAGGCGAAGGACGCGATCGTCGGCGTCATCAAGACGATCAACGAGCTGAAGAACCTCCTGCTCGGCATCCTCGCCAAGGCCGCCTCGGCGATCATGAAGATCATCAAGGACCCCATCGGGTTCCTCGGCAACCTCGTCAAAGCCGTCGGCGCCGGCCTGAAACTCTTCGTCACCAACATCGCCGACCACCTCAAGACCGGCCTGGTCTCCTGGCTCCTGGGCACGGCGGTCAAGGCCGGTCTCGAACTCCCCGCGAAGTTCGACCTCAAGGGCATCATCCAGCTCATCGCCTCCCTCCTCGGCCTGACCTGGGACAATATCCGGGCCCGCATCACCCGCAAGGGCGTCCCCGACGAGGCCCTCGCCACCGTCGAAACCAGCGTCCCGGTCGCGAAGAAACTCGCCACCGAAGGCCCCACCGGCGCCTTCGAGGAAATCAAAGCCGAGACCGGCGACCTCAAGTCCACGATCCTGTCGAAACTATCCGAGTACCTGATCCCCACCGTCATCATCGCGGGCATCACCTGGATCCTGTCCCTCCTCAACCCCGCCTCCGCCTTCGTCCGCGCGGTCAAGGGCATCATCGACATCGTCACGTTCATCGTGAACCAGGGCGCCCAGATCGTCGAATTCGTGGGCGCCGTCCTCGACGCCGTCATCCAGATCGCGGGCGGCGGCCAAGCCGGCGTCCCGAAGATGGTCGAAACGGCCCTCGCCGCGAGCATCCCCCTCCTCATCGGCTTCCTCGCCTCCCTCCTCGGCATCGGCAACCTCGCCAGCAAAGTCAAATCCGTCTTCCACTCCGTCTCCCGCCCCGTCAACCGCGCCATCGACAAACTCGTCGACCTCATCGCCAAAAAGGGCAAAGCCCTCTGGAGGAAACTCAAGAGCGGGAGGGACGGGAAGGGGCGGAAGGGCGCGAAAGGTGGAGAGCGCGAGACGGACTCCCCGCAAGCAAAGAATGAACGCCTCGGAAAGGCGATGGCTGCGGCGGTCCGAGCCATGGAGAAGTATTCCAGCAAGCCGGTTGCATCTACAGTTCTGCGCCCCGTTCTTTCGGCAATTCGCACACGGTACAGGCTGAAAGAGTTGGTGCCTGTTCCGGACGGAGAGCGTTGGGCCGTTCGGGGGCGGATCAATCCCGAAAGAACAGAGAGTACAGCAGCCCTTCACCCTCGACACGAGATGGTTAAGCGGTACCTTCCCCTGTACGGAAATCGATTCATTATCGAACCGTCCCACGCGCGTTGGCTCTCTCGGCAGATCAATAGGACGAAGCTGTACGAGGGCGACGTCCTGAGGGAGACCGTGGGTTCGGCGCGCGGATTTCTGAGAAACCCGCAAACTGTCAGGGCCGTGTACGAGGCTCATTTCGATGGGGCGCAGAATTTCCCAAACAAGGGGAACGCCTACAAGGAAAAGGTGTTCAGTAAAGGATCCGTATTCCGGGAGGATCTCCTCAAGGCGCTTGGTGAAGGGCGAGCGGTCGAAGTTCTGCGTGCGAAAGGGTTGGAGAAAGCAGGGCAAGACCAGGAGGCCAGGAGTCGACTGGAGGCGATGAACTTCCTGTGGGATGGTGACCTCTACGGGGCGTTCAAGCCTTTCCCGGACGGGAAGACCGACCCGGATCCCGACCTGAAGGCTGCCGTTCTCGCGTCGAAACGGGGTGCCCTTCGCCCGTTGCTCGCGTTTCTTCACAATATGGTCGAGTTTGGGGAATCGGGTGATAGGTCCAACCCTGACGGCCCGGTGATCACTTGGTCTCGGTTCAACGAGCTGTGGAGAACCCATAGTGATTCGGTCAACTGGCTCAAGGACCGTTTTCGGGATCTTGACTCGGGGCAGCATGAATGGATCCCGACGAACTATCTGAGAGAAGTGCTCGAGGCGGCGATCGATGAAAAGAACCGCGGCAATCTAGATGAAGGTCTCAAGTGGGTGTACCTGCACCACACTCTCCGGTCGTCTACGAGCACGGTGCTGTGGAGGATTGTGGATCCCGGGGGTGGAAAGGTGGACCCCGGTGGGCATGTCGGTTCGTTCTATGAGGCATATAAGAACAAGAAAGGGGAGACGAAGTACAAGTCCACGCTCACCAATGGAACTGGCGATTTCCATAATGGGCTTCGGTCCATATTTGATGCCAATAAGAGTCTTGGGCCGGAACGGTTCCTTTCCGTGCTTCACGGGAGGTTGCCGGATCTCGTCTGGGACGGGGATGTTAGCGGCCTGCCGATGGTGATTCAGGAATCCTCCATCGGCGCCCTCTATCAAATCCCAGGTGGGGAGAAAAAGGAAATGACCGTAGCGGAGTTGGGGCGTCGTCAGCGAGTGAACTATGGAACTATCCTGAATGATTTCCGGGATGGCTCCCGCAGTGTCGGATCCTGA